One Salvia miltiorrhiza cultivar Shanhuang (shh) chromosome 6, IMPLAD_Smil_shh, whole genome shotgun sequence genomic window, tttactttgattttattttggattttcgttggcacttatggcactaatagtgccataagtgccaacggaaatccaaaataaaaccaagtaaaataatcattttgggcacttatggcactaatagtgccataagtgccatacgtgcagcacaaatacagaaacaacaacatcatttaaaccctaaatggaatatctaaactctaaatggatAATTTAAACATTAAATAgaacatctaaacctcaaatggataatctaaaccctaaatgaccggaatatctaaaccctagggggaagtgtgcacttatggcacttatggtactaatagtgccataagtgccatacgtgcagcacacagatcagatcagatctgccatggctgaaatcggAGGATaaggagatcagatctgccgatggagaaggcggcgcaacgatcagatcaaatccaccgccgccgcctcatcagaccagatctgccgccgccgcgcgctggagagagagagagggagatgagaaagagagaggagagagcgacagccgctggagagagagagagggagaggatctcctccaccaccgccgcgagagctccgacgaattctccaagctcggcgccgctgctgcgcagctgctggagagagagagagagagagagagagggagatgagaaagagagagaagccgctggagagagagagggagatgagaaagagagaggagatagagagaagggtagaatagtcatgacatacaaaaaatggccaaaatttatgttttttcacaTGATGaataaaatttgatgttgtatgttgaatagggccatttgACCCTATTGTTTCAATAATTATTCTAGTTTAGAATACAGATGCACCATGTATTCATGTTGATTCTGGAGTGAACCAACATAGTAAGATCTAGAGAACAATAGTCAGGACTCGGGTGTAACGATAGAAAATTACAAATACAAGCTAACTAAAACACTAATTAATGTAAAAACTATAAACTAGATAAATAGCACCCCCAACCCAATCCcaccacccacccaccccaaaAGTGCTTATAAATACCCTAGTTCCTAACACCCATTCCTTAGGACAAACACAATCAATTATAGTGTTTTCCTCTCTACTAGAAGAAGTTATAACACACTTCTCTTCCAGctcaaacaaaagaaaaaaaaagagagaaatggAAGGAAAAGGTTGTTGTTGCCTTGGTAATTTTTATGACAAGGCTAAACCTTACATAGCCATGATTTCATTACAATTTGGGTATGCTGGAATGAATATCATTACCAAAGTTTCTCTCAACAGAGGCATGAGCCACTATGTTTTGGTTGTCTACAGACATGCCTTTGCCACTGCTGTCATTGCTCCTTTCGCCCTCATTCTCGAAAggtatcaattaattaattgtctcttttcttacacaaaaataaataacattggATTAATTAGTTAATATTGTACTAgcctattttatatatatgtatatattttgaaaCAGGAAGGTGAGACCAAAGATCACATTCACCATTTTTATGCAGCTATTTGTTCTTGGGCTTCTTGGGtgagttctttttttttttttttgcttataattttaattatttctcttgagttaattCTTGTTTGTTATTGTCTTGAAAATAGGCCTGTGATTGATCAGAATTTCTACTATGCTGGACTGAAATTCACTTCCCCAACTTTCTCATGTGCCATGAGCAACATGCTCCCTGCCATGACATTCGTCATGGCAGTACTCTGCAGGTACGTACAAGGGGGCTTAAGCCCccaccatttaaaaaaaaaatctttaaatatcatcaaattatTGGTTTTTTCCGTAAACGTTGTAAAATAGCCCTCATAAGTACCAAATCAAATCGtaggaaaattattttttcgaaaTCTGAAActcaaaatttagaaaatatagcACTAATAGTGATTTTTTCTGCATCCGCCCCTGTCGACCAaccatatttcattttccaataaATACATACCtggattaatttaattaacgtTCAAATACACCCGattaatttagtttaatttaatttaggaTGGAGAAGGTGGACATGAAGAAGGTGAGATGCCAAGCAAAGGTGGTGGGAACAATAGTGACAGTTGGTGGAGCTATGCTGATGACATTGTACAAAGGGCATGTGATAAACATGGTGTGGTCAAACTACATTCATCCTACGCAGTCTAATGTTCCTGTCCCAAATCAAGAAGATGCTGACAAGGATTGGGTTAAGGGCTCAATCCTTCTCATCATTGCAACTTTTGCTTGGGCTTCTTTCTTCATCCTTCAGGTtgtaatgttttattttattctcccaaattttcaagattatagtatatttttttaataaataactATTGTTACATAGGCTATCACATTGAGGAAGTACACAGCCCAGCTATCTCTCACAGCAATTGTGTGTTTCTTGGGCACACTTCAATCTATTGCTGTCACATATGTGATGGAACACAAACCAAATTCTTGGACTATTGGGTGGGACATGAATTTGTTAGCTGCTGCCTATGCTGTAAGAGAAGAGCTCACTCTCTACCTCgatgattattttaatttttttggagaaataaaaatatggtGGTACAGGGTATCGTGTCGTCGGGGATTGCATACTATGTTCAAGGTATAGTGATGCAAAAAAGGGGGCCTGTTTTTGTCACAGCATTCAGTCCATTGATGATGGTGATTGTAGCCATCATGGGCTCTTTCCTCTTGTCTGAGAAGATTTATGTTGGAGGGTATTTATCTATATTATTTTCCTTTACTTTTTTAGTAcctaataatcaaattaaactaTATTACTCCTATTAATTTGTTGTGTTTCTCTCTCTTTCGAATCCAGGGCTCTTGGAGCAGTCTTGATTGTGATTGGATTGTATTCTGTGTTGTGGGGAAAATACAAAGAATTTAAAGAGAAGGAGGCTGAGGAAATTCTTGAACCAATAAAGGATTACACTCAAAATGAGACAGCAGCGATTCAAGATATTGAAGCCAATCATGTTGGAATTCAGAAAAATCAATCGAACAAGATTAATGTCTCCAGCAGCTGAAATTAGTGCGGAATCaacataaaatttaattgaagcacctagaaaaaaaaataataataataacgtaGATAATCTCCATCTTTTAGTTCATTTTTTAAACCTTTTTTCCCTCCCATATTGatttgggatttttttttttttttttttttttttttttgtaatttagaGTGCATTGCTGAGGTTGTAATGTGGAATTTATATATCGAATAGATATGGATGGCAAATAGCTCTTTTTTTAGAAAATCTTAAACTATAGTGGGAATTTGGTGATAGTGGTTTTCCATATATATGTCCACTTTGAATACACAATTTTGCAAATGTCTGATTCAGAATCCCACTTATGAATCGCATGGTTTGATTGATTTCTTCTTTTTGAGTATGTGACGTAATATGGTTTTATTGTTTCTATATGAAATAAAACTTTATCTTCATAAGATGTTACTATATTGATCTTGAAGAGTTGAATAATTTGCATAAACTACCGTAACTACCGTTAATGATTTCAAGAATTGGCTAGAGTagtcaatttttcaaaaaaaaaaaaaaaaaaacagaattaGCTAGAGTCGTCAATTTTGATGTCACgttttaaaattcattaattaatttagaaattaatattttggaTCCAATTCTTACACAGTAAcaactatttaattaaaacaattTTTGAACTAAAATTCAgtattcaaaaataattttcatgtatttataattgCATGACCTCTGCAGAAAATTGGAAGAAAAAGTGTAAAGGAAACTAATCAAAGTAGAAACACAAAActggaataaaataaaattattggcCAAACAAAAGTGGTGAAAGCTAGTATTTGATTTTAGGAGCCgcataattaattatactcCAGCGATTTCCCACGTAAATTCGTACTACAAGTTACTTAATActgataatatattttatttattaaattaatctaCATTATAAATCACAAATTCACCTCTATAGCTACGctcactcgtgcgatgcacatCGAATATTGAAGTTAAATGACATATAGTTAACTAAGAGGGTATTGGACTGAgcttataagagcatccgcaatgggcttacttgatagcctacttgatagtggttgtgttattgagtaggtagtgctgcattggggttacttgatagcctacttgatttttttagtttttaaagaggagagagaaatttttaaaaaggagaagagaattaaaaaaaaaattaaaattactcgtgcatactcgataactcgagtAGCACTCGAGTAACACTCACTTGCAACGCCTACTCGAGTGCAATACTCGTACTCGAGTAATGCGTTACTCATGCTCTAAActctttaaaacaacttataagagcatccacagtgggatGATtagatagcttacttgatagaaAGGGGGGGACCACAATGAATAAGGAGGCCACAGTGGGATGACTTGATCTCTTacttgatctttttagttttgattttgtatttttcatttaaattgaattgcacaaatttaaatatcacaaattacttcaaatttaaattgcattaatttaaaaaacctacaaattacattaaaaaaaaacctaaagacataatttaaaaatacttAAAAAAACCTAAAGACATAAATAAAGATTACATAATAAAAATCTATCTAGTCTCTACCGCCCCTTCGCTAGCTAGAATCTCTGCCACCCGTTCCTTGTGCCATTCTAGCTGCTCCGGAGTCATGTCGGAAGTCTTCATGAACATGACCCGATCGTCATGGATCTCCCTATTGAGGGCGTTCTTTTGGTCGTACATCTCCATGATTCGGGTGATCTTACCGTCGGACCTATCCAACATCTCCTTGCATTCGGATGGAGCCTTTGAGGCTTGCGATGCCAatgccttccccttcccctttgCCGctctcgccgccgccttcgccgcttTGTTTCCAACGGGGCGGGAATACGTGATTTCCTTGCCTGACGCCGAGGTGGTAAAGTCGCCCGTCTCTGacgtctttgtcctcttggaggcatgcacatctccctcgaggtacataGACTTGAACTTCCGGTTGATCCGGAGAAGCTTCCATGCATTCCAGTAGTTGAAGGGGCTGGAATTGCTCCTAGAGACGAAGAGAATTTGGGCTTTCTCTCGAAGCATGtcgtcagaatggccggaaggccactTGTTGCGCGTCTCCATCCAAATAGCTTCCCATAGCCTCACATCCGCACTCACTCGGGCCCAGTGTCCTTTTATTTGTCGGTGTTTGAGGTTGGCGCTGATGAGGGGGTTCACCCGGTCGAGAATCCGTTGCCAAAGGCTTCCCCCCTTTGGTCGACACCCcggatggcgtcgttggtctcctccgtccAAATTCGGATAATGAGGTTCGTCTCCTTGGGGGTGTAGGTATGACGGGGGCTCTTTCCTTCCTCCGTCGTCGGGCCCTTCTCTTTGAAGGCCACCGTCTTCTGTCGCCCTCCTTTCTTGGGCTTCGACGCACTATGGGCGGGCGGTGCCTCCTCCTCGCCGCTTGAGAGCTCCTTCTCCAAGTTGAAACCCGAAAAATCGGGATGATAGTCGCTAGAGAGGTCGGGAACCCAATTTGGATCGTAATAGTTGGGATTGTATGAATCCATTTTTGCAACAATTTGAGAGAGAAGGAGGAAGAGAAAGGCAGAAAATGTGTTGGTGAATGAAAAATgggggagggagtatatataaaagagaaaagaaaaaaaaaacgatcgAATGAccgaaaagaaacaaaaaaattttTGAAAGTCAGCCAAAAGAGCCGTTTACAAATtgaattcgatttttttttaatagcgCATGTGGCGCACGCGCTCATAAACAAGGAGATCAGGCCTTACCCGAAAAATCGGGTAGGCCTCAAGTAATGCCTCGCCACAGTGGGCTTACTCGATGAGTGGGTGACTCGAGTAACCCCATCGAGTCACCCACTGTGAATGCTCTAAGCTGTTTAGAAACTTGTAAGctcattcaaagtgtttggcaaaataagctcataaatagcttataagctgtaaaaataagctccaagagcttataagctccccaaaaaataagttcctctaccccaacttattttctcattatcttataagcaacactcattttacaaaaataacttaactatgattttttatttgcatcatatattattctaattttattttttttcgattttttctctctaacaAAGATTATCtcttactaattaaaaattctctctctagcttataagcttaattatccaaacgctttgacaacttataagctcttaagaaactatattttataagctcttgaaacattttataagctccaagaatttataagctctttaaaataagtttagccaaacaccctctgaGTGCATGTTTGAAAAGTTAATTGAGTTTACAACATATTCACAAACCCAAGTAAAGGTTATTGGATTTGTGCTGGAAAAGCTGTGTGGGTTCGGTGTTTGATAGCCGAACGTTATTGGAGCGAAATTGTATTGTGGCTGTTTGATATCACACAATATTCTCATGGAATTATAGAGAAATGTCCACAATAtccctttaaaaaattattaatacccAGCGTCGACCCATACAAACAAACTGTAATCACTTACACCACTGCCTCAATTACACTCACGCGTCTCACAGTCCGCTACACCAATATCCCGTAATCTGCATCGCGAATCAGAGAACTCCCAGCACGTGTAGTTGCTATTTCAGGAGAATCATAAGCTTCAAAAAATTGGATACAATGGGTTAGCATTTGAGTCATAATAAGAACATCGCCAGCCAAAAAACATTGCATCATGTGATCCGTCAAATGATCAGCGACGAGAGGCACCTGACAGATGGATAGTCCCATGCATATTTGATATTTCTATTCAACACTATACATATATGTGTTTatgtatatttgtgttcaattatatgcataattatgaCAGCGGCCgtcagtggcggagccaggaattaatttaGAAAGGGGCTGAACTTGTACGGGGTTCGGGAGCGGTAGTCCCCGAgaatttgttttttgttttttggacATTTCGTATATttaaggcattttttattaaaagacgagcataatagtagtaataaagaacaacattttcataaattatataatttcaatatataacaaattagtttcaatgtacattacaaattttttttggacattctgtatttttaaggcattttttattaaaagacgaggataatagtaataataaagaacaacattttcatagattatttagtttcaatatattacaaattaatttcaatacattacaaacttctttttttgtcatttcgtacattttaggcattcttttttattaaaagacaataatagcaataataacgaacaacattttcatatattatatagtttcaataaattacaagctagaataaataataataaaagacaagcataataataatagcaaacaattttttttggggcattccATACATTTTaagcattttctattaaaagacaagcataatagtaattttAAGGATTTTCTACTCAAAACACCTATTGAATTGACTcacaatcgtacgaggtcaattgcagtggaataagctaacccaagtcgtacTCTCAAGAAAGGCTAAACAGGGCGTTCGCTCGTGTCGCACacaattaataagaaattaaacctaaacactctaatcaataTTTTGGGTCTGACATTCTCTCTCATTAACTAGCACGTAATTGAAATAAATcatttaaaattatctaggcagaAATCAAATGTAAATAAGCAGTAATGAAATAACATGTAATTCTACGCTAGGGTTTTTAAATAAGAACATCAATTATCTAAGCAATAATCTAAATCGTAAAAGAAATAACATATGTTGTATTGAAATTATAAATCTAAGAGTTTTATCTAGGCAATAAATGAAAACTTACATTAATAACGAtaactgaaaaataaatctctaactaCTGAATTACTCTAGGCGTAAGGATGAAAATCAAAGTAATAACCCTAACTAGGATAGGAAATATGATGTCTGGAACGATGGCTAGAACTGCGTCCGAAAAAGTGTCCCCTATGAAATGAGAAAACAACCTTTTATACCCTATGCATGAGGAGACACACCCAGGCGGCCTCTGGGGTGCTCGAGTGAGCTTGGCGAGCGACCGCTAGAAAATGAGCGAGCTGGTGATGAAAAGGAGCGTCGGCTGGATAAGTCGCTAGAATAAGGAACTCGCCTGTTGGGTGTTGGTGTGGAGTCCAGCGAGCGCTGGTGAAAGCGTTGGGAATCCAGCGAGCTGGCGTAGGTGGCTGGCGAAAGCGCTGGGGACTCCAGCGAGTTGGTGCGCAGCCTAGCGAGGTCGCAGGGATTGGAGCGCGATGGCGAGGTCGCTGGGAATGTTGAGCGAGGGGACTTGGGCGCTGGAATTAGTGAGTGGGCGCTGAAATAAGCCAGTGGTCGCTAGAAATTATCAAAAAAAGGATTTTCCGCGCCGGCTGAAAATCCCAGCGGCCCGGGTCGCTCACGCGCGGACTATATTGtgcgatgtttttgttttggccCGTTCTCTCTCGTTAtaagtcggattttggatccgttttcgccaacggactcgtatcgagacgaactaaaATTCTTATTAAGACTTATCAGTCAAATTTGAGCTCCATAGTTTTtcactaattaatcaattagagCATCAAATCCTGAAACAACAAAATAAGCGcataagctcaaatcaatcaactacTGAGTGAACTAAACCAAAAATACAAACCCATAACGCACATAAACACCCATAGAATCATCACAAAACAATACTAAACAACCcctcctccccctccccccccccccacacacttagttttttgcttgtcctcaagcaaaatccataagAATCAAACGAAGAGATGGTTCAACAATGCTCAATTCCAACCAAACATTCACAAACCAATTCAAGTTTTTCACTCAACACATATCTCTTAAATGGTGTAAGCAACTTAAAGTTTTAAGAAGCAACACCATTATGATACAAATGATTCGATCAGACttaattctccgctagaagtgaatttcctaatgtgatcgccttatAATCATTATCTTATGTTTTTACTGTTATATCTTCACCATTTTTCAATTCTCTTAAGAAGTTTATCTTTCATTTTCAACAGTTAAGCCATAATTTGTGAGATCAAgccttttggaggtaatccaaagtcttcCCACATGGTTTCTCATGCTCATAGTAACACTAGAGGAgtagagactcagagctgtcaaatATTTCAACATTCACAAAACTTCATAACAAGATCGTAGACAATCACACTGACAACACTTCCTCTAGCATCTACTGGACAAATCATGTCTCAATTGCTTACAAATGTGTTGCAACAAAAACTTCTAATTCATCTCACCAAACAAGAGATATgcataaaagaaaaacaagaataaccaccaacgGCACAAACCCGAAAATCACATCGAAAACAACATCTCCAAAAGATCAATATAGACAAGCTCAATTTCAAGCATCCACTAAATGCAAggggaccatttgccccacCAATAAAGCACAAAAAGAAACTCTCCCACatttaccaaaatcaataaaacCAGGGCTTTCCCCCCCACACTTAGAACAAAACATtgcctaaaataataatgtaaGAAAAACACTTCCCTGAAATATTAATCAAGAAGATGAGCCAATGGAGTTCCACATTGCGATGCATACTTCTCATCTACGCAAGATGTCAATCCTAAGAGCACAGAGCATGCACCATACACCAAGGacacaaccaaaacaaaaatcaagcaaagcaaaagaaaaacagaaacaaaggaaactaagaaaaaaaaatcatgggttgcctcccatgcagcgttAGTTTTAGAGTCGCCAGACCGACTAAAAGGAACCCTTAACCAAAGTCTGATTGAAACTTCAGCTGCCTTAGTGCCCGTGACAGTACATCATCTTTCAATGTAGTTGTGGGTCTTTTTGATGCACATCCAATGCTCATAGCACTGAATGATCTCTTTTCTCCATTTATTCGGGAGTCAGATTCAAAACTTCCCTCTTCTTTCTCATCCATCAGTAGTGCACATTGTAGATCCTGCACTATATCATCATCGCATTGCAGCATGTCCAGAAATTCTTCTTCAATGGCT contains:
- the LOC130990240 gene encoding WAT1-related protein At5g07050-like — encoded protein: MEGKGCCCLGNFYDKAKPYIAMISLQFGYAGMNIITKVSLNRGMSHYVLVVYRHAFATAVIAPFALILERKVRPKITFTIFMQLFVLGLLGPVIDQNFYYAGLKFTSPTFSCAMSNMLPAMTFVMAVLCRMEKVDMKKVRCQAKVVGTIVTVGGAMLMTLYKGHVINMVWSNYIHPTQSNVPVPNQEDADKDWVKGSILLIIATFAWASFFILQAITLRKYTAQLSLTAIVCFLGTLQSIAVTYVMEHKPNSWTIGWDMNLLAAAYAGIVSSGIAYYVQGIVMQKRGPVFVTAFSPLMMVIVAIMGSFLLSEKIYVGGALGAVLIVIGLYSVLWGKYKEFKEKEAEEILEPIKDYTQNETAAIQDIEANHVGIQKNQSNKINVSSS
- the LOC130990583 gene encoding uncharacterized protein LOC130990583; the protein is METRNKWPSGHSDDMLREKAQILFVSRSNSSPFNYWNAWKLLRINRKFKSMYLEGDVHASKRTKTSETGDFTTSASGKEITYSRPVGNKAAKAAARAAKGKGKALASQASKAPSECKEMLDRSDGKITRIMEMYDQKNALNREIHDDRVMFMKTSDMTPEQLEWHKERVAEILASEGAVETR